One part of the Prunus persica cultivar Lovell chromosome G5, Prunus_persica_NCBIv2, whole genome shotgun sequence genome encodes these proteins:
- the LOC18776775 gene encoding uncharacterized protein LOC18776775 isoform X2 — MAATNTTTQAVGVLGVDTSASADEAAAKAVHKRYEGLVMVRTKAIKGKGAWYWAHLEPMLVHNTDTGLPKAVKLRCSLCDAVFSASNPSRTASEHLKRGTCPNFNSVAKPISSLSPSSTINLPPSPTPVHHNHRKRSSSSVSVSASTSSYHVPPLAIVDPTRFCGELTYSPTTATAQTAVTAVTHQPHLVLSGGKDDLGALAMLEDSVKKLKSPKTSPGPTLSKTQVEFALDFLADWVFESCGSVSFSSLEHPKFRAFLNQVGLPSISRREFTGSRLDAKFEEAKAESEARIRDAMFFQVASDGWKNKSFGAFGEDGLVNLTVNLPNGTSLYRRAVFVGGSVPSTYAEEVLWDTVTSICGNVVQQCVGIVADKFKSKALRNLETQNHWMVNLSCQFQGFNSLIKDFSKELPLFKAVTENCFKLANFVNNKSQVRSSFHKYQSQEYGHAGLLRVPLREFEMFNFGSVHVMLEDILSSARALQLVLLDESYKVASMEDPTAREVAEMIGDVGFWNELEAVHSLVKLIKDMAQEIETERPLVGKCLPLWDELRAKVKDWCSNFHIAEEPVEKVIERRFKKNYHPAWAAAFILDPLYLIRDNSGKYLPPFKLLTPEQEKDVDKLITRLVTREEAHIALMELMKWRTEGLDPVYARAVQMKERDPITGKMKIANPQSSRLVWETYLTEFKSLGKVAVRLIFLHATSCGFKCNWSLLRWVSAHGHSRVGMDKAQKLIFIAAHSKLERRDFSCDEDKDAELLALANGEDDVLTEVLVDTSSV, encoded by the coding sequence ATGGCGGCTACCAACACCACCACTCAGGCCGTGGGAGTTCTGGGGGTGGACACGTCAGCGTCGGCCGACGAGGCGGCGGCCAAAGCCGTGCACAAGAGGTACGAAGGGCTTGTGATGGTACGGACGAAGGCGATAAAGGGCAAAGGGGCTTGGTACTGGGCTCACTTGGAGCCTATGCTGGTCCACAACACCGATACTGGGTTGCCCAAGGCGGTGAAGCTCCGGTGCTCCCTATGCGACGCCGTTTTCTCCGCCTCGAACCCGTCGCGCACCGCCTCCGAGCATTTAAAGCGCGGGACTTGCCCCAATTTCAACTCCGTCGCCAAACCCATTTCGTCTCTCTCGCCTTCTTCCACGATCAACTTGCCCCCTTCTCCCACTCCGGTCCACCATAACCATCGGAAGCGAAGCTCGTCTTCGGTTTCCGTTTCGGCCTCGACGTCGTCGTACCATGTTCCCCCGCTTGCGATAGTGGACCCGACTCGGTTCTGCGGCGAGCTCACTTACTCTCCGACGACGGCGACTGCTCAGACGGCGGTAACGGCTGTGACCCATCAGCCGCATTTGGTGTTATCCGGTGGGAAAGACGACTTGGGAGCTCTGGCGATGCTGGAGGACAGTGTGAAGAAGCTCAAGAGTCCCAAAACTTCACCTGGGCCGACGCTGAGTAAGACCCAGGTGGAATTTGCGCTTGATTTTTTGGCTGATTGGGTGTTTGAGTCTTGTGGGTCGGTCTCGTTTTCGAGCCTTGAGCACCCAAAGTTCAGAGCTTTTCTCAACCAGGTGGGTTTACCGTCGATTTCTCGGAGGGAGTTCACTGGGTCGAGACTCGATGCTAAGTTTGAGGAAGCTAAGGCCGAGTCAGAGGCCAGAATTAGAGACGCCATGTTCTTTCAGGTTGCCTCTGATGGGTGGAAGAACAAGAGCTTTGGTGCGTTTGGGGAGGATGGTCTTGTGAATTTGACTGTGAATCTTCCCAATGGGACTAGTTTGTACAGGAGAGCTGTGTTTGTGGGTGGCTCTGTGCCTTCTACGTATGCTGAGGAGGTTTTGTGGGACACAGTGACAAGCATTTGTGGGAATGTTGTGCAGCAGTGTGTAGGAATAGTAGCAGACAAGTTTAAGTCCAAGGCATTGAGGAATTTAGAGACTCAGAATCACTGGATGGTTAATCTTTCTTGTCAGTTTCAGGGGTTCAATAGTTTGATTAAGGATTTCAGTAAGGAACTTCCATTGTTTAAGGCTGTGACTGAAAATTGTTTCAAGCTTGCAAATTTCGTGAATAACAAGTCTCAGGTTAGGAGTAGCTTTCATAAGTATCAGTCCCAAGAATATGGTCATGCTGGGTTATTAAGAGTGCCCTTGCGTGAGTTTGAAATGTTCAACTTTGGATCAGTGCATGTAATGCTTGAGGATATTCTGAGCTCAGCCAGAGCACTTCAGTTGGTCCTGCTGGATGAATCTTATAAAGTGGCGTCCATGGAGGACCCAACAGCTAGGGAAGTTGCTGAGATGATTGGGGATGTGGGGTTTTGGAATGAATTGGAGGCAGTGCATTCCTTGGTTAAGTTGATCAAGGATATGGCTCAAGAAATTGAAACAGAGAGGCCACTGGTTGGGAAATGCCTCCCACTTTGGGATGAGCTAAGAGCAAAAGTGAAGGATTGGTGTTCCAATTTCCACATTGCCGAAGAACCGGTGGAGAAGGTGATTGAAAGGCGGTTCAAGAAGAATTACCATCCAGCTTGGGCTGCAGCATTTATACTTGATCCACTTTATTTGATTAGGGATAATAGTGGGAAGTATCTTCCACCTTTCAAATTGTTGACACCAGAGCAGGAGAAGGATGTGGACAAGCTCATAACCCGGCTTGTGACGAGGGAGGAGGCCCATATTGCACTAATGGAACTCATGAAATGGAGAACAGAAGGGCTTGATCCGGTATATGCACGTGCTGTACAGATGAAGGAAAGGGATCCCATTACAGGCAAGATGAAAATAGCTAACCCACAGAGCAGTCGGCTTGTGTGGGAGACATACCTCACTGAATTTAAGTCACTAGGGAAAGTTGCAGTTAGGCTCATCTTCCTACATGCAACTTCATGTGGGTTCAAATGCAATTGGTCTTTATTGAGATGGGTGTCTGCCCATGGGCACTCAAGGGTGGGCATGGACAAGGCACAGAAGTTGATATTCATTGCAGCTCATTCCAAACTTGAGAGGCGGGATTTTTCCTGTGATGAAGATAAGGATGCAGAGCTACTTGCCTTAGCAAACGGTGAGGATGATGTGTTAACTGAAGTTCTTGTTGATACATCCTCagtgtaa
- the LOC18776775 gene encoding uncharacterized protein LOC18776775 isoform X1 yields MAATNTTTQAVGVLGVDTSASADEAAAKAVHKRYEGLVMVRTKAIKGKGAWYWAHLEPMLVHNTDTGLPKAVKLRCSLCDAVFSASNPSRTASEHLKRGTCPNFNSVAKPISSLSPSSTINLPPSPTPVHHNHRKRSSSSVSVSASTSSYHVPPLAIVDPTRFCGELTYSPTTATAQTAVTAVTHQPHLVLSGGKDDLGALAMLEDSVKKLKSPKTSPGPTLSKTQVEFALDFLADWVFESCGSVSFSSLEHPKFRAFLNQVGLPSISRREFTGSRLDAKFEEAKAESEARIRDAMFFQVASDGWKNKSFGAFGEDGLVNLTVNLPNGTSLYRRAVFVGGSVPSTYAEEVLWDTVTSICGNVVQQCVGIVADKFKSKALRNLETQNHWMVNLSCQFQGFNSLIKDFSKELPLFKAVTENCFKLANFVNNKSQVRSSFHKYQSQEYGHAGLLRVPLREFEMFNFGSVHVMLEDILSSARALQLVLLDESYKVASMEDPTAREVAEMIGDVGFWNELEAVHSLVKLIKDMAQEIETERPLVGKCLPLWDELRAKVKDWCSNFHIAEEPVEKVIERRFKKNYHPAWAAAFILDPLYLIRDNSGKYLPPFKLLTPEQEKDVDKLITRLVTREEAHIALMELMKWRTEGLDPVYARAVQMKERDPITGKMKIANPQSSRLVWETYLTEFKSLGKVAVRLIFLHATSCGFKCNWSLLRWVSAHGHSRVGMDKAQKLIFIAAHSKLERRDFSCDEDKDAELLALANGAIFCILSRRSIRQRYYWTGEATLRWLVVSITIGP; encoded by the exons ATGGCGGCTACCAACACCACCACTCAGGCCGTGGGAGTTCTGGGGGTGGACACGTCAGCGTCGGCCGACGAGGCGGCGGCCAAAGCCGTGCACAAGAGGTACGAAGGGCTTGTGATGGTACGGACGAAGGCGATAAAGGGCAAAGGGGCTTGGTACTGGGCTCACTTGGAGCCTATGCTGGTCCACAACACCGATACTGGGTTGCCCAAGGCGGTGAAGCTCCGGTGCTCCCTATGCGACGCCGTTTTCTCCGCCTCGAACCCGTCGCGCACCGCCTCCGAGCATTTAAAGCGCGGGACTTGCCCCAATTTCAACTCCGTCGCCAAACCCATTTCGTCTCTCTCGCCTTCTTCCACGATCAACTTGCCCCCTTCTCCCACTCCGGTCCACCATAACCATCGGAAGCGAAGCTCGTCTTCGGTTTCCGTTTCGGCCTCGACGTCGTCGTACCATGTTCCCCCGCTTGCGATAGTGGACCCGACTCGGTTCTGCGGCGAGCTCACTTACTCTCCGACGACGGCGACTGCTCAGACGGCGGTAACGGCTGTGACCCATCAGCCGCATTTGGTGTTATCCGGTGGGAAAGACGACTTGGGAGCTCTGGCGATGCTGGAGGACAGTGTGAAGAAGCTCAAGAGTCCCAAAACTTCACCTGGGCCGACGCTGAGTAAGACCCAGGTGGAATTTGCGCTTGATTTTTTGGCTGATTGGGTGTTTGAGTCTTGTGGGTCGGTCTCGTTTTCGAGCCTTGAGCACCCAAAGTTCAGAGCTTTTCTCAACCAGGTGGGTTTACCGTCGATTTCTCGGAGGGAGTTCACTGGGTCGAGACTCGATGCTAAGTTTGAGGAAGCTAAGGCCGAGTCAGAGGCCAGAATTAGAGACGCCATGTTCTTTCAGGTTGCCTCTGATGGGTGGAAGAACAAGAGCTTTGGTGCGTTTGGGGAGGATGGTCTTGTGAATTTGACTGTGAATCTTCCCAATGGGACTAGTTTGTACAGGAGAGCTGTGTTTGTGGGTGGCTCTGTGCCTTCTACGTATGCTGAGGAGGTTTTGTGGGACACAGTGACAAGCATTTGTGGGAATGTTGTGCAGCAGTGTGTAGGAATAGTAGCAGACAAGTTTAAGTCCAAGGCATTGAGGAATTTAGAGACTCAGAATCACTGGATGGTTAATCTTTCTTGTCAGTTTCAGGGGTTCAATAGTTTGATTAAGGATTTCAGTAAGGAACTTCCATTGTTTAAGGCTGTGACTGAAAATTGTTTCAAGCTTGCAAATTTCGTGAATAACAAGTCTCAGGTTAGGAGTAGCTTTCATAAGTATCAGTCCCAAGAATATGGTCATGCTGGGTTATTAAGAGTGCCCTTGCGTGAGTTTGAAATGTTCAACTTTGGATCAGTGCATGTAATGCTTGAGGATATTCTGAGCTCAGCCAGAGCACTTCAGTTGGTCCTGCTGGATGAATCTTATAAAGTGGCGTCCATGGAGGACCCAACAGCTAGGGAAGTTGCTGAGATGATTGGGGATGTGGGGTTTTGGAATGAATTGGAGGCAGTGCATTCCTTGGTTAAGTTGATCAAGGATATGGCTCAAGAAATTGAAACAGAGAGGCCACTGGTTGGGAAATGCCTCCCACTTTGGGATGAGCTAAGAGCAAAAGTGAAGGATTGGTGTTCCAATTTCCACATTGCCGAAGAACCGGTGGAGAAGGTGATTGAAAGGCGGTTCAAGAAGAATTACCATCCAGCTTGGGCTGCAGCATTTATACTTGATCCACTTTATTTGATTAGGGATAATAGTGGGAAGTATCTTCCACCTTTCAAATTGTTGACACCAGAGCAGGAGAAGGATGTGGACAAGCTCATAACCCGGCTTGTGACGAGGGAGGAGGCCCATATTGCACTAATGGAACTCATGAAATGGAGAACAGAAGGGCTTGATCCGGTATATGCACGTGCTGTACAGATGAAGGAAAGGGATCCCATTACAGGCAAGATGAAAATAGCTAACCCACAGAGCAGTCGGCTTGTGTGGGAGACATACCTCACTGAATTTAAGTCACTAGGGAAAGTTGCAGTTAGGCTCATCTTCCTACATGCAACTTCATGTGGGTTCAAATGCAATTGGTCTTTATTGAGATGGGTGTCTGCCCATGGGCACTCAAGGGTGGGCATGGACAAGGCACAGAAGTTGATATTCATTGCAGCTCATTCCAAACTTGAGAGGCGGGATTTTTCCTGTGATGAAGATAAGGATGCAGAGCTACTTGCCTTAGCAAACG GAGCCATTTTTTGCATCCTAAGCAGAAG AAGCATTCGACAAAGATATTATTGGACTGGAGAGGCCACCTTAAGATGGTTGGTTGTTAGCATAACCATTGGACCATGA
- the LOC18776775 gene encoding uncharacterized protein LOC18776775 isoform X3: protein MAATNTTTQAVGVLGVDTSASADEAAAKAVHKRYEGLVMVRTKAIKGKGAWYWAHLEPMLVHNTDTGLPKAVKLRCSLCDAVFSASNPSRTASEHLKRGTCPNFNSVAKPISSLSPSSTINLPPSPTPVHHNHRKRSSSSVSVSASTSSYHVPPLAIVDPTRFCGELTYSPTTATAQTAVTAVTHQPHLVLSGGKDDLGALAMLEDSVKKLKSPKTSPGPTLSKTQVEFALDFLADWVFESCGSVSFSSLEHPKFRAFLNQVGLPSISRREFTGSRLDAKFEEAKAESEARIRDAMFFQVASDGWKNKSFGAFGEDGLVNLTVNLPNGTSLYRRAVFVGGSVPSTYAEEVLWDTVTSICGNVVQQCVGIVADKFKSKALRNLETQNHWMVNLSCQFQGFNSLIKDFSKELPLFKAVTENCFKLANFVNNKSQVRSSFHKYQSQEYGHAGLLRVPLREFEMFNFGSVHVMLEDILSSARALQLVLLDESYKVASMEDPTAREVAEMIGDVGFWNELEAVHSLVKLIKDMAQEIETERPLVGKCLPLWDELRAKVKDWCSNFHIAEEPVEKVIERRFKKNYHPAWAAAFILDPLYLIRDNSGKYLPPFKLLTPEQEKDVDKLITRLVTREEAHIALMELMKWRTEGLDPVYARAVQMKERDPITGKMKIANPQSSRLVWETYLTEFKSLGKVAVRLIFLHATSCGFKCNWSLLRWVSAHGHSRVGMDKAQKLIFIAAHSKLERRDFSCDEDKDAELLALANAEAFDKDIIGLERPP from the exons ATGGCGGCTACCAACACCACCACTCAGGCCGTGGGAGTTCTGGGGGTGGACACGTCAGCGTCGGCCGACGAGGCGGCGGCCAAAGCCGTGCACAAGAGGTACGAAGGGCTTGTGATGGTACGGACGAAGGCGATAAAGGGCAAAGGGGCTTGGTACTGGGCTCACTTGGAGCCTATGCTGGTCCACAACACCGATACTGGGTTGCCCAAGGCGGTGAAGCTCCGGTGCTCCCTATGCGACGCCGTTTTCTCCGCCTCGAACCCGTCGCGCACCGCCTCCGAGCATTTAAAGCGCGGGACTTGCCCCAATTTCAACTCCGTCGCCAAACCCATTTCGTCTCTCTCGCCTTCTTCCACGATCAACTTGCCCCCTTCTCCCACTCCGGTCCACCATAACCATCGGAAGCGAAGCTCGTCTTCGGTTTCCGTTTCGGCCTCGACGTCGTCGTACCATGTTCCCCCGCTTGCGATAGTGGACCCGACTCGGTTCTGCGGCGAGCTCACTTACTCTCCGACGACGGCGACTGCTCAGACGGCGGTAACGGCTGTGACCCATCAGCCGCATTTGGTGTTATCCGGTGGGAAAGACGACTTGGGAGCTCTGGCGATGCTGGAGGACAGTGTGAAGAAGCTCAAGAGTCCCAAAACTTCACCTGGGCCGACGCTGAGTAAGACCCAGGTGGAATTTGCGCTTGATTTTTTGGCTGATTGGGTGTTTGAGTCTTGTGGGTCGGTCTCGTTTTCGAGCCTTGAGCACCCAAAGTTCAGAGCTTTTCTCAACCAGGTGGGTTTACCGTCGATTTCTCGGAGGGAGTTCACTGGGTCGAGACTCGATGCTAAGTTTGAGGAAGCTAAGGCCGAGTCAGAGGCCAGAATTAGAGACGCCATGTTCTTTCAGGTTGCCTCTGATGGGTGGAAGAACAAGAGCTTTGGTGCGTTTGGGGAGGATGGTCTTGTGAATTTGACTGTGAATCTTCCCAATGGGACTAGTTTGTACAGGAGAGCTGTGTTTGTGGGTGGCTCTGTGCCTTCTACGTATGCTGAGGAGGTTTTGTGGGACACAGTGACAAGCATTTGTGGGAATGTTGTGCAGCAGTGTGTAGGAATAGTAGCAGACAAGTTTAAGTCCAAGGCATTGAGGAATTTAGAGACTCAGAATCACTGGATGGTTAATCTTTCTTGTCAGTTTCAGGGGTTCAATAGTTTGATTAAGGATTTCAGTAAGGAACTTCCATTGTTTAAGGCTGTGACTGAAAATTGTTTCAAGCTTGCAAATTTCGTGAATAACAAGTCTCAGGTTAGGAGTAGCTTTCATAAGTATCAGTCCCAAGAATATGGTCATGCTGGGTTATTAAGAGTGCCCTTGCGTGAGTTTGAAATGTTCAACTTTGGATCAGTGCATGTAATGCTTGAGGATATTCTGAGCTCAGCCAGAGCACTTCAGTTGGTCCTGCTGGATGAATCTTATAAAGTGGCGTCCATGGAGGACCCAACAGCTAGGGAAGTTGCTGAGATGATTGGGGATGTGGGGTTTTGGAATGAATTGGAGGCAGTGCATTCCTTGGTTAAGTTGATCAAGGATATGGCTCAAGAAATTGAAACAGAGAGGCCACTGGTTGGGAAATGCCTCCCACTTTGGGATGAGCTAAGAGCAAAAGTGAAGGATTGGTGTTCCAATTTCCACATTGCCGAAGAACCGGTGGAGAAGGTGATTGAAAGGCGGTTCAAGAAGAATTACCATCCAGCTTGGGCTGCAGCATTTATACTTGATCCACTTTATTTGATTAGGGATAATAGTGGGAAGTATCTTCCACCTTTCAAATTGTTGACACCAGAGCAGGAGAAGGATGTGGACAAGCTCATAACCCGGCTTGTGACGAGGGAGGAGGCCCATATTGCACTAATGGAACTCATGAAATGGAGAACAGAAGGGCTTGATCCGGTATATGCACGTGCTGTACAGATGAAGGAAAGGGATCCCATTACAGGCAAGATGAAAATAGCTAACCCACAGAGCAGTCGGCTTGTGTGGGAGACATACCTCACTGAATTTAAGTCACTAGGGAAAGTTGCAGTTAGGCTCATCTTCCTACATGCAACTTCATGTGGGTTCAAATGCAATTGGTCTTTATTGAGATGGGTGTCTGCCCATGGGCACTCAAGGGTGGGCATGGACAAGGCACAGAAGTTGATATTCATTGCAGCTCATTCCAAACTTGAGAGGCGGGATTTTTCCTGTGATGAAGATAAGGATGCAGAGCTACTTGCCTTAGCAAACG CAGAAGCATTCGACAAAGATATTATTGGACTGGAGAGGCCACCTTAA
- the LOC18776775 gene encoding uncharacterized protein LOC18776775 isoform X4, with protein sequence MAATNTTTQAVGVLGVDTSASADEAAAKAVHKRYEGLVMVRTKAIKGKGAWYWAHLEPMLVHNTDTGLPKAVKLRCSLCDAVFSASNPSRTASEHLKRGTCPNFNSVAKPISSLSPSSTINLPPSPTPVHHNHRKRSSSSVSVSASTSSYHVPPLAIVDPTRFCGELTYSPTTATAQTAVTAVTHQPHLVLSGGKDDLGALAMLEDSVKKLKSPKTSPGPTLSKTQVEFALDFLADWVFESCGSVSFSSLEHPKFRAFLNQVGLPSISRREFTGSRLDAKFEEAKAESEARIRDAMFFQVASDGWKNKSFGAFGEDGLVNLTVNLPNGTSLYRRAVFVGGSVPSTYAEEVLWDTVTSICGNVVQQCVGIVADKFKSKALRNLETQNHWMVNLSCQFQGFNSLIKDFSKELPLFKAVTENCFKLANFVNNKSQVRSSFHKYQSQEYGHAGLLRVPLREFEMFNFGSVHVMLEDILSSARALQLVLLDESYKVASMEDPTAREVAEMIGDVGFWNELEAVHSLVKLIKDMAQEIETERPLVGKCLPLWDELRAKVKDWCSNFHIAEEPVEKVIERRFKKNYHPAWAAAFILDPLYLIRDNSGKYLPPFKLLTPEQEKDVDKLITRLVTREEAHIALMELMKWRTEGLDPVYARAVQMKERDPITGKMKIANPQSSRLVWETYLTEFKSLGKVAVRLIFLHATSCGFKCNWSLLRWVSAHGHSRVGMDKAQKLIFIAAHSKLERRDFSCDEDKDAELLALANEAFDKDIIGLERPP encoded by the exons ATGGCGGCTACCAACACCACCACTCAGGCCGTGGGAGTTCTGGGGGTGGACACGTCAGCGTCGGCCGACGAGGCGGCGGCCAAAGCCGTGCACAAGAGGTACGAAGGGCTTGTGATGGTACGGACGAAGGCGATAAAGGGCAAAGGGGCTTGGTACTGGGCTCACTTGGAGCCTATGCTGGTCCACAACACCGATACTGGGTTGCCCAAGGCGGTGAAGCTCCGGTGCTCCCTATGCGACGCCGTTTTCTCCGCCTCGAACCCGTCGCGCACCGCCTCCGAGCATTTAAAGCGCGGGACTTGCCCCAATTTCAACTCCGTCGCCAAACCCATTTCGTCTCTCTCGCCTTCTTCCACGATCAACTTGCCCCCTTCTCCCACTCCGGTCCACCATAACCATCGGAAGCGAAGCTCGTCTTCGGTTTCCGTTTCGGCCTCGACGTCGTCGTACCATGTTCCCCCGCTTGCGATAGTGGACCCGACTCGGTTCTGCGGCGAGCTCACTTACTCTCCGACGACGGCGACTGCTCAGACGGCGGTAACGGCTGTGACCCATCAGCCGCATTTGGTGTTATCCGGTGGGAAAGACGACTTGGGAGCTCTGGCGATGCTGGAGGACAGTGTGAAGAAGCTCAAGAGTCCCAAAACTTCACCTGGGCCGACGCTGAGTAAGACCCAGGTGGAATTTGCGCTTGATTTTTTGGCTGATTGGGTGTTTGAGTCTTGTGGGTCGGTCTCGTTTTCGAGCCTTGAGCACCCAAAGTTCAGAGCTTTTCTCAACCAGGTGGGTTTACCGTCGATTTCTCGGAGGGAGTTCACTGGGTCGAGACTCGATGCTAAGTTTGAGGAAGCTAAGGCCGAGTCAGAGGCCAGAATTAGAGACGCCATGTTCTTTCAGGTTGCCTCTGATGGGTGGAAGAACAAGAGCTTTGGTGCGTTTGGGGAGGATGGTCTTGTGAATTTGACTGTGAATCTTCCCAATGGGACTAGTTTGTACAGGAGAGCTGTGTTTGTGGGTGGCTCTGTGCCTTCTACGTATGCTGAGGAGGTTTTGTGGGACACAGTGACAAGCATTTGTGGGAATGTTGTGCAGCAGTGTGTAGGAATAGTAGCAGACAAGTTTAAGTCCAAGGCATTGAGGAATTTAGAGACTCAGAATCACTGGATGGTTAATCTTTCTTGTCAGTTTCAGGGGTTCAATAGTTTGATTAAGGATTTCAGTAAGGAACTTCCATTGTTTAAGGCTGTGACTGAAAATTGTTTCAAGCTTGCAAATTTCGTGAATAACAAGTCTCAGGTTAGGAGTAGCTTTCATAAGTATCAGTCCCAAGAATATGGTCATGCTGGGTTATTAAGAGTGCCCTTGCGTGAGTTTGAAATGTTCAACTTTGGATCAGTGCATGTAATGCTTGAGGATATTCTGAGCTCAGCCAGAGCACTTCAGTTGGTCCTGCTGGATGAATCTTATAAAGTGGCGTCCATGGAGGACCCAACAGCTAGGGAAGTTGCTGAGATGATTGGGGATGTGGGGTTTTGGAATGAATTGGAGGCAGTGCATTCCTTGGTTAAGTTGATCAAGGATATGGCTCAAGAAATTGAAACAGAGAGGCCACTGGTTGGGAAATGCCTCCCACTTTGGGATGAGCTAAGAGCAAAAGTGAAGGATTGGTGTTCCAATTTCCACATTGCCGAAGAACCGGTGGAGAAGGTGATTGAAAGGCGGTTCAAGAAGAATTACCATCCAGCTTGGGCTGCAGCATTTATACTTGATCCACTTTATTTGATTAGGGATAATAGTGGGAAGTATCTTCCACCTTTCAAATTGTTGACACCAGAGCAGGAGAAGGATGTGGACAAGCTCATAACCCGGCTTGTGACGAGGGAGGAGGCCCATATTGCACTAATGGAACTCATGAAATGGAGAACAGAAGGGCTTGATCCGGTATATGCACGTGCTGTACAGATGAAGGAAAGGGATCCCATTACAGGCAAGATGAAAATAGCTAACCCACAGAGCAGTCGGCTTGTGTGGGAGACATACCTCACTGAATTTAAGTCACTAGGGAAAGTTGCAGTTAGGCTCATCTTCCTACATGCAACTTCATGTGGGTTCAAATGCAATTGGTCTTTATTGAGATGGGTGTCTGCCCATGGGCACTCAAGGGTGGGCATGGACAAGGCACAGAAGTTGATATTCATTGCAGCTCATTCCAAACTTGAGAGGCGGGATTTTTCCTGTGATGAAGATAAGGATGCAGAGCTACTTGCCTTAGCAAACG AAGCATTCGACAAAGATATTATTGGACTGGAGAGGCCACCTTAA